One window of Camelina sativa cultivar DH55 chromosome 4, Cs, whole genome shotgun sequence genomic DNA carries:
- the LOC109132634 gene encoding defensin-like protein 8 gives MKLSNRVLSALLLISFILIAATTEMGLADKICKTRSDRFSGVCFSSNNCAIICQLFEQFEGGQCEFEGAFRRCLCTKAC, from the exons atgAAACTCTCTAACCGTGTTCTTTCAGCCCTTCTCTTGATCTCTTTTATCCTTATTGCTGCCACTACAG AGATGGGTTTGGCGGATAAAATATGCAAGACACGGAGCGACCGTTTTTCAGGTGTGTGCTTTAGCAGTAACAATTGTGCCATCATATGCCAACTATTCGAGCAATTTGAAGGCGGTCAATGCGAATTTGAAGGAGCCTTCCGTCGTTGTTTATGCACCAAAGCCTGTTAA
- the LOC104783456 gene encoding uncharacterized protein LOC104783456, translated as MAQMNLNKGKADLVRTETVKISNSLMAQRIQQFSLTLIGRLMNPMVQRMESLLANLPKIWKLEERVEGADLGQDTFQFNFQTEEDLQGVLRNGPYHFDNWMLSLVRWEPIISDTYPSAINFWVKVSGIPMHFWEAATLQAIGKKVGILHDVDEESGSLFVTINGFNPLIFHLVVPFNTGDEVVASLEYEKLLGFCSHCFRLTHDVKFCPELSKNEGGRGPWNKPLVKLIVQHFEGAWEKPRKFAKCSLDFNSEVTRDRNYQQQRIGESSKSGFRYQAKNQGDMGQQRVSGRYTEGREGPGNVMVQQARSHPPRKGNGPAWPKPLYQAKQNNVLQVGGVLEPEVPLAVDMVDREKDAMMEDAIGASGGDNEAGFSVSSDDLLEDGEYQEDEGQADDTAADDEDAQADTEKGVSETDDDTPQGDAAKSKGIARPSQKKSEGGNMGGGTRKMKKGMVALRNRRLKREDHELELSGHWCGSDRELFKGFVEAE; from the exons ATGGCTCAAATGAATCTCAACAAAGGCAAGGCGGATTTGGTCAGAACAGAGACGGTGAAAATCTCAAACTCTCTGATGGCTCAACGTATTCAGCagttctctctcactctcattGGGAGATTGATGAACCCGATGGTCCAGCGTATGGAATCTCTGTTGGCTAACTTGCCAAAGATCTGGAAGCTTGAAGAGAGGGTTGAAGGTGCTGATTTGGGACAGGACACTTTTCAGTTTAACTTTCAAACCGAGGAAGATCTTCAAGGGGTGCTAAGGAACGGTCCTTACCATTTCGATAACTGGATGTTATCATTGGTTCGGTGGGAACCCATCATCTCCGATACTTACCCTTCTGCTATTAACTTTTGGGTGAAAGTTTCAGGGATCCCAATGCACTTTTGGGAGGCTGCAACACTCCAGGCTATTGGTAAGAAAGTAGGAATTCTCCATGATGTAGATGAGGAATCTGGTAGCTTGTTTGTCACTATAAATGGGTTTAATCCACTCATTTTTCACCTGGTGGTTCCGTTTAATACTGGTGATGAGGTGGTGGCCTCATTAGAGTATGAGAAGCTCCTTGGTTTTTGCAGTCACTGTTTCAGGCTGACACATGATGTGAAGTTCTGTCCAGAGCTAAGCAAGAATGAGGGGGGTCGTGGTCCATGGAATAAGCCATTGGTAAAACTGATTGTTCAACACTTTGAAGGGGCCTGGGAAAAGCCAAGGAAGTTTGCTAAGTGCTCATTGGATTTTAATTCAGAGGTAACCAGAGATAGGAATTATCAGCAGCAGCGTATTGGTGAGAGTTCAAAGAGTGGTTTCAGATATCAGGCAAAGAATCAGGGAGATATGGGTCAGCAAAGGGTTTCTGGGAGATATACGGAGGGCAGAGAGGGTCCGGGTAATGTTATGGTCCAACAAGCACGATCGCATCCTCCTAGGAAGGGGAATGGACCGGCCTGGCCTAAGCCTTTGTATCAGGCGAAGCAGAATAATGTTTTGCAGGTTGGGGGTGTCCTTGAGCCTGAAGTCCCTTTGGCTGTTGATATGGTGGACCGAGAGAAGGATGCAATGATGGAGGATGCTATTGGGGCTAGTGGAGGAGACAATGAGGCTGGTTTCTCCGTGAGTTCTGATGATCTCCTTGAGGATGGGGAATACCAGGAGGATGAGGGTCAGGCTGACGATACTGCTGCGGATGATGAGGATGCTCAGGCGGATACAGAGAAGGGTGTGTCAGAGACCGATGATGACACTCCACAAG GTGATGCTGCAAAGAGTAAAGGGATTGCCAGGCCAAGCCAGAAGAAGTCAGAGGGTGGCAATATGGGAGGAGGAACCCGCAAAATGAAGAAAGGGATGGTGGCTCTCCGAAACCGCCGGCTCAAACGTGAAGATcatgagttggaactgtcagggcattggtGCGGATCTGACAGAGAACTATTTAAAGGATTTGTGGAAGCAGAATAA